In the genome of Deinococcus aetherius, the window GAACAGGACCCTCACGCTGGCCGCCCTCCTCTCCCTCTCCGCCGCCTCGGCCGCGCCCGTCACGCTGACCTACTGGCAGTACGACTTCGCCAGCAAGGTCGACACGATGAACAAGCTGATCCAGAAGTTCGAGGCACAGAATCCAGACATCAAGATTCGGCAGGAAACCTTTCCCTACGACGCCTACAACCAGAAGGTCGCCTCCAGCGTGCCCGCCGGACAGGGCCCCGACGTGGTGAACCTCTTCTACGGCTGGCTGCCGCAGTACGTGGACAGCGGCTACCTCCAGCCCCTCCCGGCGAAGGACTTCCCGGCGGCCCAGGTGGACAAGACCTTCGTGCCGATGGTGCAGACGAGCAAGATAGGCGGCCAGTACTACGCGCTGCCCACGGCGGTCCGCACGCTCGCGGTGTTCTACAACAAGGACCTGCTGAGGCAGTCGGGGGTCCTGACGCCGCCCCGCACCTGGGAGGACTTCATCGCCGCCGCGCAGAAGGTGGTGAAGGGGGCCCCACCGCGCTTCACTACGCTGGGCTTCGGCATCCAGCCCGACGGGCAGGACTACCACGTCGTGCGCGAGGTACTGGTGCGGCAGTTCGGCGGCTCGCCGTACAGCAAGGACGGCAAGAAGGTCGCCTACGACAGCGACGCGGGCCAGAAGGCCATGAGCTTCTACACCGACCTCTTCACCAAGTACAAGCTCGGCACGCCCAACTTCTTCCCCGGCAACAACTCCTACCGCGACGCCTTCATCGCCGGGAAGGTCGGCATGATCATCGACGGGTCCTTCGCGGTCGGCACCATCCAGAAGGGGGCGAAGTTCAACTGGGGGGTCGTGCCGCTGCCGGTCCTCAAGGCCAACGGGGTCCGCAGCAATTTCGGCTCGTACTGGGTGAACGGGATAACGAAAAATGCCAAGGGCGACAAGCTGAACGCGGCGGTCAAGTTCCTGAAGTTCCTGACGAGCGAGGACACCCAGCGCACCTGGCTCCAGTCGGTCGGCGAGATTC includes:
- a CDS encoding extracellular solute-binding protein; protein product: MNRTLTLAALLSLSAASAAPVTLTYWQYDFASKVDTMNKLIQKFEAQNPDIKIRQETFPYDAYNQKVASSVPAGQGPDVVNLFYGWLPQYVDSGYLQPLPAKDFPAAQVDKTFVPMVQTSKIGGQYYALPTAVRTLAVFYNKDLLRQSGVLTPPRTWEDFIAAAQKVVKGAPPRFTTLGFGIQPDGQDYHVVREVLVRQFGGSPYSKDGKKVAYDSDAGQKAMSFYTDLFTKYKLGTPNFFPGNNSYRDAFIAGKVGMIIDGSFAVGTIQKGAKFNWGVVPLPVLKANGVRSNFGSYWVNGITKNAKGDKLNAAVKFLKFLTSEDTQRTWLQSVGEIPASKKLSNDPQLRRDPVYGPFVYALPFAHSTLFVDEAGQRKAWVDAINTVILQNGSTANAVKRAAADEQKILDGYYK